A DNA window from Streptomyces canus contains the following coding sequences:
- a CDS encoding type 1 glutamine amidotransferase — MSDNSLRIVWIYPDLLSTYGDQGNALVIERRARQRGLDVARLDVRSDQPIPTSGDIYLIGGGEDRPQRLAAERLRRDGGLHRAVGNGAIVFSVCAGYQILGHEFINDLGQREPGLGLLDVVSVRGEGERCVGDVLADIDPRLGLPPLTGFENHQGVTHLGPTARPFANVKLGKGNGTGDGTEGAYNDTVFGTYMHGPVLARNPLIADLLLKLALDVNALPPTDDRWYEALRNERITAAQQPA, encoded by the coding sequence GTGAGCGACAACAGCCTGCGGATCGTCTGGATCTACCCCGACCTGCTCAGCACCTACGGCGACCAGGGCAACGCCCTCGTCATCGAGCGCCGGGCCCGCCAGCGGGGCCTCGACGTGGCCCGCCTGGACGTGCGCAGCGACCAGCCGATCCCGACCTCCGGCGACATCTATCTGATCGGCGGCGGTGAGGACCGGCCCCAGCGGCTCGCGGCCGAGCGGCTGCGCCGGGACGGCGGTCTGCACCGGGCCGTCGGCAACGGCGCGATCGTCTTCTCGGTGTGCGCCGGCTACCAGATCCTCGGGCACGAGTTCATCAACGACCTCGGCCAGCGCGAGCCCGGCCTCGGCCTGCTCGACGTGGTCTCCGTACGCGGTGAGGGCGAGCGCTGCGTCGGTGACGTGCTCGCCGACATCGACCCGCGCCTCGGCCTGCCCCCGCTGACCGGTTTCGAGAACCACCAGGGCGTCACCCACCTCGGCCCCACCGCCCGCCCGTTCGCCAACGTCAAGCTGGGCAAGGGCAACGGCACCGGGGACGGTACGGAAGGGGCGTACAACGACACCGTCTTCGGTACGTACATGCACGGACCCGTGCTCGCGCGCAACCCGCTCATCGCCGACCTGCTGCTGAAGCTCGCGCTCGACGTGAACGCGCTGCCGCCGACCGACGACCGCTGGTACGAGGCCCTGCGCAACGAGCGCATCACGGCCGCGCAGCAGCCCGCCTGA
- a CDS encoding NUDIX domain-containing protein: MRTSAGLLLFRHADEGLEVLLGHMGGPFFARRDAGAWTVPKGEYEPASESAWAAARREFQEELGLPPPNGEAVPLGEVRQTNGKVVTAWAIEADLDPATVVPGVFSMEWPPKSGRMREFPELDRVEWFGLDRARTVIVKAQAAFLDRLAEHSA; the protein is encoded by the coding sequence GTGAGGACCAGCGCGGGCCTGCTGTTGTTCCGGCACGCCGATGAGGGCCTGGAGGTGTTGCTGGGCCATATGGGTGGCCCGTTCTTCGCCCGGCGGGACGCCGGAGCGTGGACGGTTCCGAAGGGCGAGTACGAGCCGGCCTCGGAGTCGGCCTGGGCCGCGGCCCGCCGCGAGTTCCAGGAGGAGCTCGGGCTGCCGCCGCCCAACGGGGAGGCCGTACCGCTCGGTGAGGTCCGGCAGACGAACGGCAAGGTCGTCACGGCGTGGGCGATCGAGGCGGACCTCGATCCGGCGACCGTGGTTCCGGGCGTGTTCAGCATGGAGTGGCCACCGAAGTCCGGGCGCATGCGGGAGTTCCCCGAGCTGGACCGGGTGGAGTGGTTCGGCCTCGACCGGGCCCGGACCGTGATCGTCAAGGCGCAGGCCGCGTTTCTCGACCGGCTGGCTGAGCACTCGGCCTGA
- the def gene encoding peptide deformylase has product MRNGSIPGTRGRVRAVTLLGTPVLHTPCDDVTDFGPELASLVEDLFATMYAAEGVGLAANQIGVPLRVFVYDCPDDEEVRHLGHVVNPRLVETDGVVLRGPEGCLSLPGLEAGTERHDHAVVEGFTMAGDPITIYGTGFFARCLQHEMDHMEGKVYADHLAGRRKRKLMRQVARTSWHRSS; this is encoded by the coding sequence ATGCGAAACGGCTCCATTCCGGGCACGCGGGGGCGCGTCCGCGCGGTCACCCTGCTCGGCACCCCGGTGTTGCACACACCCTGCGACGACGTCACGGACTTCGGTCCCGAACTGGCGAGCCTGGTGGAGGACTTGTTCGCGACGATGTACGCGGCCGAGGGGGTGGGCCTCGCCGCCAACCAGATCGGCGTGCCGTTGCGCGTCTTCGTCTACGACTGCCCGGACGACGAGGAGGTCCGGCACCTGGGGCATGTGGTGAACCCACGCCTGGTGGAGACGGACGGTGTGGTGCTGAGGGGACCCGAGGGCTGCCTGTCCCTGCCTGGTCTGGAGGCAGGGACGGAACGCCACGACCACGCGGTGGTGGAGGGCTTCACGATGGCGGGAGACCCGATCACGATTTACGGCACGGGATTCTTCGCAAGGTGCCTACAGCACGAGATGGACCACATGGAGGGCAAGGTCTACGCGGACCACTTGGCGGGCCGGCGCAAGCGGAAGCTCATGCGACAAGTGGCCCGGACTTCTTGGCACAGGTCCAGCTGA
- a CDS encoding ATP-dependent DNA ligase: MLLARLAQVSQDVAATSARSKKIALLAELFRDAEADDVPIVIPYLAGRLPQGRLGVGWKVLSRPVAPAAEPTLTVREVDALLSELGKVGGAGSQAERARLVGELMGAATEDEQRFLFGLISGEVRQGALDAVATEGLAQATQAPPADVRRAVMLAGSLQTVAEALLTDGPPALDRFRLTVGRPVLPMLAHSASSVTEAVEKLGTCAVEEKLDGIRVQIHRDGDAVRLYTRTLDDITDRLPELTAAALELRGERFILDGEVIAFDEDGRPRSFQETAGRVGSRVDVTTAAEAVPVSPVFFDALSVDDRDLLDLPFAERHAELARLVPEPMRVRRTLVSGPKDVGTAEEFLAETLKRGHEGVVVKSLDAPYSAGRRGASWLKVKPVHTLDLVVLAAEWGHGRRTGKLSNLHLGARTADGGFAMLGKTFKGMTDAMLTWQTERLQELAVDSSGYVVPVRPELVVEIAYDGLQKSSRYPAGVTLRFARVVRYREDKRPEEADTVETLLAAHPEVRP; this comes from the coding sequence ATGTTGCTTGCCCGGCTGGCACAGGTGTCCCAGGACGTCGCCGCGACCTCGGCGCGCTCGAAGAAGATCGCGCTCCTCGCCGAACTGTTCCGGGACGCCGAGGCGGACGACGTCCCGATCGTCATCCCGTACCTGGCCGGACGGCTCCCGCAGGGCCGGCTCGGCGTCGGCTGGAAGGTGCTGAGCCGCCCGGTCGCCCCGGCCGCGGAGCCGACCCTGACCGTGCGCGAGGTGGACGCGCTGCTCAGCGAGCTGGGCAAGGTCGGGGGCGCCGGCTCGCAGGCCGAACGCGCCCGGCTGGTGGGTGAGTTGATGGGTGCGGCCACCGAGGACGAGCAGCGGTTCCTGTTCGGGCTGATCAGCGGTGAGGTACGGCAGGGGGCGCTGGACGCGGTCGCCACGGAGGGACTCGCCCAGGCGACGCAGGCACCTCCCGCCGACGTACGCCGTGCCGTGATGCTGGCGGGCTCCCTCCAGACGGTGGCCGAGGCCCTGCTCACCGACGGCCCGCCCGCCCTGGACCGCTTCCGCCTCACCGTCGGCCGCCCGGTCCTGCCGATGCTGGCGCACAGCGCCTCCTCGGTGACCGAGGCGGTCGAGAAGCTCGGCACCTGCGCGGTCGAGGAGAAGCTGGACGGCATCCGCGTCCAGATCCACCGGGACGGGGATGCCGTACGGCTGTACACGCGCACCCTCGACGACATCACCGACCGGTTGCCCGAGCTGACGGCCGCCGCGCTGGAGTTGAGGGGCGAGCGGTTCATCCTGGACGGCGAGGTGATCGCCTTCGACGAGGACGGGCGGCCCCGTTCCTTCCAGGAGACCGCGGGCCGGGTCGGCTCCCGCGTGGACGTGACGACGGCCGCCGAGGCGGTCCCTGTCTCCCCTGTCTTCTTCGACGCCCTGTCCGTCGACGACCGCGACCTCCTCGACCTGCCCTTTGCCGAACGGCACGCGGAGCTGGCCCGGTTGGTGCCCGAGCCGATGCGGGTCCGGCGCACGCTGGTGTCCGGACCGAAGGACGTGGGGACGGCCGAGGAGTTCCTGGCCGAGACCCTGAAGCGCGGCCACGAGGGCGTCGTGGTGAAGTCCCTCGACGCCCCCTACAGCGCGGGCCGGCGCGGTGCCTCCTGGCTGAAGGTCAAGCCCGTGCACACCCTCGACCTGGTGGTGCTGGCCGCCGAGTGGGGCCACGGCCGCCGCACCGGCAAACTCTCCAATCTGCACCTCGGCGCCCGTACGGCGGACGGCGGGTTCGCCATGCTCGGCAAGACCTTCAAGGGAATGACCGACGCGATGCTCACCTGGCAGACCGAGCGGCTCCAGGAGCTGGCCGTCGACAGCAGCGGTTACGTGGTGCCCGTACGGCCCGAACTCGTCGTCGAGATCGCCTACGACGGCCTCCAGAAGTCGAGCCGCTACCCGGCCGGAGTCACCCTCCGCTTCGCGCGCGTGGTCCGCTACCGCGAGGACAAGCGGCCCGAGGAGGCCGATACGGTGGAGACGCTGCTGGCCGCGCATCCCGAGGTGAGGCCGTGA
- a CDS encoding cytochrome c oxidase assembly protein → MDHSGHGMTHDLAPFTLGRGLQWSADPFFLVACLLALGLYTWGVVRLRRRGDAWSVGRTISYVSGVLSIGLMMCTSLNDYGMVMFSAHMVQHMVISMLSPILILLGAPVTLALRALPVAGKGRKGPRELLLALLHSRYMRIITHPAFTIPLFIASLYGLYFTPVFDFLMGSKTGHIAMMVHFLAVGVVFFWPIIGVDPGPQRPGYLMRMLELFAGMPFHAFFGIALMMASEPMVETFKNPPASLGIDALSDQNYAGGIAWAFSEIPSVLVLIALLFQWYGSEQRQAKRTDRAADRDGDKDLEAYNAYLASLNARGR, encoded by the coding sequence ATGGACCACAGCGGGCACGGCATGACCCACGACTTGGCACCGTTCACGCTGGGCCGAGGGCTTCAGTGGTCGGCCGACCCCTTCTTCCTCGTCGCCTGCCTCCTTGCGCTCGGTCTGTACACGTGGGGGGTCGTGCGGCTGCGGCGCCGGGGGGACGCGTGGTCCGTGGGGCGGACCATTTCCTACGTGTCCGGTGTGCTGTCCATAGGGCTGATGATGTGCACCAGCCTGAACGACTACGGCATGGTCATGTTCAGCGCGCACATGGTGCAGCACATGGTGATCAGCATGCTGTCGCCGATCCTCATCCTGCTCGGCGCCCCGGTGACCCTGGCCCTTCGAGCGCTGCCCGTCGCGGGCAAGGGCCGCAAGGGACCGCGTGAGCTGCTGCTGGCACTGCTGCACAGCCGGTACATGCGGATCATCACGCACCCGGCGTTCACCATTCCGCTGTTCATCGCGAGCCTGTACGGGCTGTACTTCACGCCGGTCTTCGACTTCCTGATGGGGTCGAAGACCGGCCACATCGCGATGATGGTGCACTTCCTCGCCGTCGGTGTCGTCTTCTTCTGGCCGATCATCGGCGTCGACCCGGGCCCGCAGCGGCCCGGGTATCTGATGCGGATGCTGGAGCTGTTCGCCGGGATGCCGTTCCACGCCTTCTTCGGCATCGCGCTGATGATGGCGTCCGAGCCCATGGTGGAGACGTTCAAGAACCCGCCCGCCTCGCTCGGCATCGACGCGCTCTCCGACCAGAACTACGCGGGCGGTATCGCCTGGGCGTTCAGCGAGATTCCCTCCGTACTGGTGCTGATCGCACTGCTGTTCCAGTGGTACGGCTCCGAACAGCGGCAGGCCAAGCGCACGGACCGGGCCGCCGACCGCGACGGCGACAAGGATCTCGAGGCGTACAACGCGTATTTGGCCTCATTGAACGCACGCGGGCGCTGA
- a CDS encoding NADP-dependent succinic semialdehyde dehydrogenase, translated as MPIATVNPANGETLKTYEAMGEEEIERRLQLAEATFRTYRTTSFAERARLLNRAAELLDDAQQDIARVMTTEMGKPVKQARAEAAKCAKAMRWYAEHAESLLADEEPAAYDVKDSGASRALVRYRPLGPVLAVMPWNFPLWQVVRFAAPALMAGNVGLLKHASNVPQTALFLEDLFHQAGYPEGCFQTLLVGSGAIDEILRDERVKAATLTGSEPAGRAVASTAGNMVKKTVLELGGSDPYIVMPSADIDRAAEIAVTARVQNNGQSCIAAKRFIVHTDVYDRFAERFVEGMKALKVGDPLEEDTEVGPLSSEQGRADLEELVDDARRSGASVLCGGQRPDGPGWYYPPTVIADVTREMRIHREETFGPVATLYRADGLDEAVLIANDSPFGLSSNVWTRDEAEVDRFVRDLEAGGVYVNGMTASHPAFPFGGVKRSGYGRELSGHGIREFCNITTVWHGA; from the coding sequence ATGCCCATCGCGACGGTGAACCCGGCGAACGGCGAGACGCTCAAGACGTACGAGGCCATGGGCGAGGAGGAGATCGAGCGCAGGCTCCAGCTCGCCGAGGCGACGTTCCGCACCTACCGCACGACGTCCTTCGCGGAGCGCGCCCGTCTCCTGAACCGGGCCGCCGAGCTCCTCGACGATGCCCAGCAGGACATCGCCCGGGTCATGACCACCGAGATGGGCAAGCCGGTCAAGCAGGCCCGCGCGGAGGCCGCCAAGTGTGCCAAGGCGATGCGCTGGTACGCCGAGCACGCGGAGTCGCTGCTGGCCGACGAGGAGCCCGCCGCGTACGACGTCAAGGACTCCGGCGCCTCCCGCGCCCTGGTCCGCTACCGGCCGCTCGGGCCCGTGCTCGCGGTGATGCCGTGGAACTTCCCGCTGTGGCAGGTGGTCCGCTTCGCCGCGCCCGCCCTGATGGCGGGCAACGTCGGCCTGCTCAAGCACGCCTCGAACGTGCCGCAGACCGCGCTGTTCCTGGAGGACCTCTTCCATCAGGCGGGCTACCCGGAGGGCTGTTTCCAGACCCTGCTCGTCGGGTCCGGCGCGATCGACGAGATCCTGCGCGACGAGCGCGTCAAGGCGGCCACGCTCACGGGGAGTGAGCCCGCCGGGCGGGCCGTGGCGTCGACCGCCGGGAACATGGTGAAGAAGACGGTGCTGGAGCTCGGCGGCAGCGACCCGTACATCGTGATGCCGTCCGCGGACATCGACCGGGCCGCCGAGATCGCGGTGACCGCGCGGGTGCAGAACAACGGGCAGTCCTGCATCGCCGCCAAACGGTTCATCGTGCACACGGACGTCTACGACCGTTTCGCCGAGCGGTTCGTCGAGGGCATGAAGGCCCTCAAGGTCGGCGACCCGCTGGAGGAGGACACCGAGGTCGGGCCGCTGTCCAGCGAGCAGGGCCGGGCCGACCTGGAGGAACTCGTCGACGACGCCAGGCGCAGCGGGGCGAGCGTGCTGTGCGGCGGGCAGCGGCCGGACGGCCCGGGCTGGTACTACCCGCCGACCGTCATCGCCGACGTCACCCGCGAGATGCGCATCCACCGCGAGGAGACGTTCGGGCCGGTGGCCACGCTGTACCGGGCGGACGGCCTCGACGAGGCGGTGCTGATCGCCAACGACTCGCCGTTCGGACTGAGTTCCAACGTGTGGACGCGGGACGAGGCCGAGGTCGACCGGTTCGTACGGGATCTGGAGGCCGGCGGGGTCTACGTCAACGGGATGACCGCCTCGCATCCGGCGTTCCCGTTCGGCGGGGTCAAGCGGTCCGGATACGGGCGTGAGCTGTCCGGGCACGGAATCAGGGAGTTCTGCAACATCACCACGGTTTGGCACGGAGCGTGA
- a CDS encoding TetR family transcriptional regulator: MDTTQRTDQQRSADRRRRELLEAADRVVLRDGPQASMNAIAAEAGITKPILYRHFGDKGGLYAALAKRHTDALLDSLRAALDAPAERRERVEATLDTYLAAIEARPQVYRFLMHPAEGGQVGDQGFDVGKHSAPLLRRMGEELGQVIEDRLDLGPGSQLLARVWGHGIVGMMYAAGDWWLGERPCPRAELVKSLADLLWGRLAAVGDKVGGPGF, encoded by the coding sequence ATGGACACCACACAGCGGACCGATCAGCAGCGGTCCGCCGACCGCCGCCGGCGCGAACTGCTGGAGGCCGCGGACAGAGTGGTGCTGCGCGACGGGCCGCAGGCCTCTATGAACGCGATCGCCGCAGAAGCCGGCATCACCAAGCCGATCCTGTATCGGCACTTCGGTGACAAGGGGGGACTCTACGCTGCCCTCGCCAAGCGGCACACGGATGCGCTGCTGGACTCGCTCCGGGCCGCGCTGGACGCTCCGGCGGAACGGCGGGAGCGGGTCGAGGCGACGTTGGACACGTATTTGGCCGCGATCGAGGCCCGGCCCCAGGTGTACCGGTTCCTGATGCACCCCGCCGAGGGGGGTCAGGTCGGGGACCAGGGGTTCGATGTCGGTAAGCATTCCGCGCCCTTGCTGCGGAGGATGGGTGAAGAGTTGGGCCAGGTCATCGAGGACCGGCTCGATCTCGGGCCCGGGAGTCAGTTGCTGGCGCGGGTGTGGGGGCACGGGATCGTCGGGATGATGTACGCGGCGGGTGACTGGTGGCTGGGGGAACGGCCTTGCCCGCGGGCGGAGTTGGTGAAGAGTCTGGCGGACCTGTTGTGGGGGCGGCTCGCTGCGGTGGGGGACAAGGTGGGGGGTCCGGGATTCTGA
- a CDS encoding DUF6213 family protein — protein sequence MNREVTLPLIVDDRGTLQVAAADVSKLLRSLGGRWLHLVEAGADGLDEDTVAALTIELAKLADRIDVACIAHSSGSAP from the coding sequence GTGAACCGCGAAGTGACTCTGCCTCTGATCGTCGATGACCGCGGGACCCTGCAGGTGGCTGCCGCCGATGTGAGCAAGTTGCTCCGCAGTCTTGGCGGGCGGTGGTTGCACCTGGTCGAGGCCGGGGCCGACGGGCTGGACGAGGATACGGTTGCCGCGCTGACGATCGAGCTGGCGAAGCTGGCCGATCGGATCGATGTGGCGTGTATCGCGCACAGCAGCGGCAGTGCGCCGTAA
- a CDS encoding acyl-CoA dehydrogenase family protein: MAEFTMELNDEQKEVRDWLHGFAADVIRPAAAEWDEREETPWPVIQEAAKVGIYSLDFYAQQYFDPTGLGIPMAMEELFWGDAGIALSIVGTGLAAVGVLANGTEEQIGTWIPQMYGDANDVKVAAFCSSEPDAGSDVASMRTRAVYDEAKDEWVLNGTKTWATNGGIANVHVVVAVVDPELGSKGHASFIVPPNTPGLSQGQKFKKHGIRASHTAEVVLENVRVPGSCLLGGKEKLDQRLARARERAKTGGERVKNAAMATFEASRPAVGAMAVGTARAAYEVALDYAKTREQFGRPIIDNQGVAFQLADMRTSIDAARLLVWRASWMAINGKQFTAAEGSMSKLFASETAKKVTAQAVQILGGNGYTREYPVERMHRDAAIYTIFEGTSEIQRLVIARTLSGMSIR; encoded by the coding sequence ATGGCCGAGTTCACCATGGAGCTCAACGACGAACAGAAGGAGGTCCGGGACTGGCTGCACGGCTTCGCCGCCGACGTCATCCGCCCCGCGGCCGCCGAATGGGACGAGCGTGAGGAGACTCCCTGGCCGGTCATCCAGGAGGCCGCGAAGGTAGGCATCTACTCCCTCGACTTCTACGCCCAGCAGTACTTCGATCCCACCGGGCTCGGCATCCCGATGGCGATGGAGGAGCTGTTCTGGGGCGACGCGGGCATCGCCCTGTCGATCGTAGGCACCGGTCTCGCCGCTGTCGGCGTTCTCGCCAACGGTACCGAGGAGCAGATCGGCACCTGGATCCCCCAGATGTACGGCGACGCGAACGATGTCAAGGTCGCCGCGTTCTGCTCGTCCGAGCCGGACGCCGGCTCCGACGTGGCCTCCATGCGCACGCGTGCCGTGTACGACGAGGCCAAGGACGAGTGGGTGCTCAACGGCACCAAGACCTGGGCGACCAACGGCGGTATCGCCAACGTCCACGTGGTCGTCGCGGTCGTCGATCCCGAGCTCGGCTCCAAGGGGCACGCGTCCTTCATCGTGCCGCCGAACACGCCGGGGCTGTCCCAGGGCCAGAAGTTCAAGAAGCACGGCATCCGTGCCTCGCACACGGCCGAGGTCGTGCTGGAGAACGTCCGGGTGCCCGGCTCCTGCCTCCTCGGTGGCAAGGAGAAGCTGGACCAGCGCCTCGCGCGGGCCCGGGAGCGGGCGAAGACCGGCGGGGAGCGGGTGAAGAACGCGGCGATGGCCACGTTCGAGGCGTCGCGGCCCGCCGTGGGCGCCATGGCCGTGGGCACCGCCCGGGCCGCCTACGAAGTCGCCCTCGACTACGCCAAGACGCGTGAGCAGTTCGGGCGGCCGATCATAGACAACCAGGGCGTGGCCTTCCAGCTCGCGGACATGCGCACCTCCATCGACGCGGCCCGTCTCCTCGTGTGGCGCGCTTCCTGGATGGCGATCAACGGAAAGCAGTTCACCGCCGCCGAGGGCTCGATGTCCAAGCTCTTCGCAAGTGAGACGGCGAAGAAGGTCACGGCGCAGGCGGTCCAGATCCTGGGCGGCAACGGCTACACCCGGGAGTACCCCGTGGAGCGCATGCACCGTGACGCCGCGATCTACACCATTTTCGAAGGGACGAGCGAGATCCAGCGACTGGTCATCGCCCGGACCCTGTCCGGCATGTCCATCCGCTGA
- a CDS encoding 6-phosphofructokinase produces the protein MRIGVLTSGGDCPGLNAVIRSVVHRAVADHGDEVIGFRDGWKGLLECDYLKLDLDAVGGILARGGTILGSSRVQPSHLRDGVERAKGHVEELGLDAIIPIGGEGTLKAARLMSDAGLPIVGVPKTIDNDIAVTDVTFGFDTAVGVATEALDRLKTTAESHQRVLVVEVMGRHTGWIALHSGMAAGAHAIVVPERPFDIEELARRVGERFEAGKRFAIVVAAEGAKPAPGSMAFDEGAKDIYGHERFAGIARQLSIELEERLGKEARPVILGHVQRGGTPTAYDRVLATRFGWHAVEAVHRGEFGHMTALRGTDIVMVPLAEAVETLKTVPEDRYAEAECVL, from the coding sequence ATGCGCATTGGTGTCCTCACGTCCGGCGGCGACTGCCCCGGCCTGAACGCCGTCATCCGGTCCGTCGTGCACCGTGCCGTCGCCGACCACGGCGACGAGGTCATCGGTTTCCGGGACGGCTGGAAGGGCCTCCTGGAGTGCGACTACCTCAAGCTCGACCTCGACGCGGTGGGCGGCATCCTGGCCCGCGGCGGCACGATCCTCGGCTCCTCCCGGGTCCAGCCCTCGCATCTGCGGGACGGCGTGGAGCGGGCCAAGGGGCATGTCGAGGAGCTCGGTCTCGACGCGATCATTCCCATCGGCGGTGAGGGCACGCTCAAGGCGGCCCGGCTGATGTCGGACGCCGGTCTGCCGATCGTGGGCGTGCCCAAGACCATCGACAACGACATCGCGGTCACGGATGTCACCTTCGGGTTCGACACCGCGGTAGGGGTCGCGACGGAGGCCCTCGACCGGCTCAAGACCACCGCCGAGTCCCACCAGCGGGTGCTCGTCGTCGAGGTCATGGGGCGGCACACCGGCTGGATAGCGCTGCACTCCGGGATGGCGGCCGGTGCGCACGCCATCGTCGTGCCGGAGCGGCCCTTCGACATCGAGGAGCTGGCGCGCCGGGTCGGGGAGCGGTTCGAGGCGGGGAAGCGGTTCGCGATCGTCGTCGCCGCGGAGGGGGCCAAGCCGGCGCCCGGCTCCATGGCCTTCGACGAGGGCGCCAAGGACATCTACGGGCACGAGCGCTTCGCCGGGATCGCCCGTCAGCTGTCGATCGAGCTGGAGGAGCGGCTGGGGAAGGAAGCCCGGCCGGTCATCCTGGGGCACGTGCAGCGGGGGGGTACGCCGACCGCGTACGACCGCGTCCTCGCCACCCGGTTCGGATGGCATGCGGTGGAGGCCGTGCACCGTGGGGAGTTCGGTCACATGACGGCTCTGCGGGGGACCGACATCGTGATGGTGCCGCTCGCGGAGGCGGTCGAGACGCTGAAGACGGTGCCGGAGGACCGGTACGCCGAGGCGGAGTGCGTGCTGTAG
- a CDS encoding MurT ligase domain-containing protein — translation MTGNSDPLSPRAKLAVTAGKAVAAASRAAGRGSGSVIGGRVALKLDPDLLARLAQNLDVVLVSATNGKTTTTRLIAEALGAAGPVVSNALGANMPAGITSALAGGSDARYGVIEVDEKYLAGVARDTDPKCIALLNLSRDQLDRAAETRMLAENWREGLAGSKAVVVANADDPLVVWAASSSPNVIWVAAGQMWKDDAWSCPSCGGVMQRPGDDWFCGECGFRRPTPSWALSGDHVLDPHGSAWPIHLQLPGRANKANAASSAAVAAVFGVPPQVALERMYQVQAVAGRYDVVQFQQRDLRLLLAKNPAGWLETFSLIDPPPTPVILSVNARGADGTDTSWLWDVDYTRLTGHPICVIGDRKLDLAVRLEVANQNFQVCDNLDQAVQMSPHGRIEVIANYTAFQDLRRRVGN, via the coding sequence ATGACAGGCAACTCGGACCCGCTCTCGCCGCGGGCCAAGCTGGCCGTGACGGCGGGCAAGGCCGTCGCGGCGGCATCCCGAGCCGCGGGTCGCGGCAGCGGTTCGGTCATCGGCGGCCGGGTGGCCCTCAAACTCGACCCCGACCTTCTTGCCCGGCTCGCCCAGAACCTGGACGTCGTGCTCGTCTCGGCGACCAACGGAAAGACCACCACCACGCGGCTGATCGCGGAGGCACTGGGCGCCGCCGGGCCCGTCGTCTCCAACGCCCTCGGCGCCAACATGCCCGCCGGTATCACCTCCGCCCTCGCGGGCGGCTCGGACGCCCGCTACGGCGTCATCGAGGTCGACGAGAAGTACCTCGCGGGCGTGGCCCGCGACACCGACCCCAAGTGCATCGCCCTGCTGAACCTCTCCCGCGACCAGCTCGACCGCGCCGCCGAGACCCGCATGCTCGCGGAGAACTGGCGCGAGGGGCTCGCGGGTTCGAAGGCCGTCGTCGTCGCCAACGCCGACGACCCGCTCGTCGTGTGGGCCGCCTCCTCCTCCCCCAACGTCATCTGGGTCGCCGCCGGGCAGATGTGGAAGGACGACGCCTGGTCCTGCCCGTCCTGCGGTGGTGTGATGCAGCGGCCGGGCGACGACTGGTTCTGCGGCGAGTGCGGGTTCCGGCGTCCCACGCCGAGCTGGGCCCTGTCCGGCGACCACGTGCTCGACCCGCACGGCTCCGCCTGGCCCATCCACCTCCAGCTGCCGGGCCGCGCCAACAAGGCCAACGCGGCTTCCTCCGCCGCCGTGGCCGCCGTCTTCGGCGTACCGCCGCAGGTCGCCCTGGAACGCATGTACCAGGTGCAGGCCGTGGCGGGGCGTTACGACGTCGTCCAGTTCCAGCAGCGCGACCTGCGCCTGCTGCTCGCGAAGAACCCGGCCGGCTGGCTCGAAACGTTCAGCCTGATCGACCCGCCGCCCACCCCGGTGATCCTCTCCGTCAACGCCCGCGGCGCCGACGGCACCGACACCTCCTGGCTGTGGGACGTCGACTACACCCGGCTCACCGGCCACCCGATCTGCGTGATCGGCGACCGGAAGCTGGACCTCGCGGTGCGACTCGAGGTCGCGAACCAGAACTTCCAGGTCTGCGACAACCTCGACCAGGCCGTGCAGATGAGTCCGCACGGCCGTATCGAGGTCATCGCCAACTACACCGCCTTCCAGGACCTGCGCCGCCGCGTCGGCAACTGA